In a genomic window of Saccharothrix sp. HUAS TT1:
- a CDS encoding flavin monoamine oxidase family protein produces MTLDVLDLLKQGLPDSSAPRRRIVVVGAGMAGLTAALLLKEAGHEVTILEGQNRLGGRILTHREFAGDMYGEFGAMRFPQQHPLVSWLIDEKFQLATKPFPMYDEDTFVYLQGKGVRRRDFTADQFSFDLTSAEADLAPHDLLRHTVQPLVDIMEHEDEDKAWHRLLTDYDRYTLLGYLKERGLSDGALGMLGPLFNLEGRYHFSLVEWFSHYYEDVFGHLNYIVAGADSLPRAFEPMLMDDIRLGALVHGIDQDDSGVRVHFRAGRRTQTVEADECIVTVPFASLRHMEIEGLDPDKWNAIRNTYYGRAHKLFMQFSERWWESGYGITHGLTVTDLAIRNIVYPPAGQDTRFRKGVMIASYCWEQDSMPYTPLAGEESVMQALEDLVKIHPEARDTFEFGVYKDWALDWFACGIGPLFRAFEMSEAFYEDVIRPVNRVWFANDACDRRHRRWVEGALKAAVKNAFAIHEGLRDEMPWKD; encoded by the coding sequence ATGACGTTGGACGTGCTCGACCTGCTCAAACAGGGTCTGCCCGACAGCTCCGCGCCGCGGCGGCGGATCGTGGTGGTCGGCGCCGGGATGGCCGGGTTGACCGCGGCGCTGCTGCTGAAGGAAGCCGGCCACGAGGTGACGATCCTCGAAGGCCAGAACAGGTTGGGCGGGCGAATCCTGACCCACCGCGAGTTCGCGGGCGACATGTACGGCGAATTCGGCGCGATGCGGTTTCCCCAACAGCACCCGCTCGTGTCGTGGTTGATCGACGAGAAGTTCCAGCTCGCCACCAAGCCGTTCCCCATGTACGACGAGGACACGTTCGTGTACCTCCAGGGCAAGGGCGTGCGGCGGCGGGACTTCACCGCCGACCAGTTCAGCTTCGACCTGACCTCCGCCGAGGCGGACCTGGCGCCGCACGACCTGCTGCGGCACACCGTCCAGCCGCTGGTCGACATCATGGAGCACGAGGACGAGGACAAGGCCTGGCACCGGCTGCTGACCGACTACGACCGGTACACGCTGCTCGGCTACCTCAAGGAGCGCGGCCTGAGCGACGGCGCGCTGGGGATGCTCGGCCCGCTGTTCAACCTGGAGGGCCGGTACCACTTCTCGCTGGTCGAGTGGTTCTCGCACTACTACGAGGACGTGTTCGGCCACCTGAACTACATCGTGGCGGGCGCGGACTCGCTGCCGCGGGCGTTCGAGCCGATGCTGATGGACGACATCCGGCTCGGCGCCCTGGTGCACGGCATCGACCAGGACGACAGCGGGGTGCGGGTGCACTTCCGGGCCGGCCGCCGGACGCAGACGGTCGAGGCGGACGAGTGCATCGTGACGGTGCCGTTCGCGAGCTTGCGGCACATGGAGATCGAGGGCCTGGACCCGGACAAGTGGAACGCCATCCGCAACACCTACTACGGCCGCGCGCACAAGTTGTTCATGCAGTTCAGCGAGCGGTGGTGGGAGAGCGGGTACGGCATCACCCACGGGCTCACCGTGACCGACCTGGCGATCCGCAACATCGTCTACCCGCCCGCCGGCCAGGACACCCGGTTCCGCAAGGGCGTGATGATCGCGTCGTACTGCTGGGAGCAGGACAGCATGCCGTACACGCCGCTGGCCGGCGAGGAGAGCGTCATGCAGGCCTTGGAGGACCTGGTCAAGATCCACCCGGAGGCGCGGGACACGTTCGAGTTCGGCGTCTACAAGGACTGGGCGCTGGACTGGTTCGCCTGCGGCATCGGCCCGCTGTTCCGCGCGTTCGAGATGAGCGAGGCGTTCTACGAGGACGTGATCCGGCCGGTGAACCGGGTCTGGTTCGCCAACGACGCCTGCGACCGCAGGCACCGCCGGTGGGTGGAGGGCGCGCTCAAGGCCGCGGTGAAGAACGCCTTCGCGATCCACGAGGGACTGCGCGACGAGATGCCCTGGAAGGACTGA
- a CDS encoding ABC transporter ATP-binding protein has translation MTSEQVVLDVEGLRMRYGAVDVLHDVTFHARRGEVLALLGPNGAGKTTTIEVLEGFRLRSAGRVSVLGADPAHADERWRARVGVVLQSWRDHGKWRVRELLAHLGSYYTCYATEQVPRPWDPDDLVAAVGLTGQADRKLRALSGGQRRRLDVAVGIVGRPELLFLDEPTTGFDPVARREFHDLVRRLAERDGTTVLLTTHDLDEAGKLADRIVILDGGRVVADGTADELAQRIAGEDEVGWTHAGQRHVRSVRDSTGFVRDLFRRHGDAITELEVRRASLEDTYLSLVRRVEAEGAAR, from the coding sequence ATGACGAGCGAGCAAGTCGTGCTCGACGTCGAGGGCCTGCGCATGCGCTACGGCGCGGTCGACGTCCTGCACGACGTCACGTTCCACGCCCGCCGGGGCGAGGTCCTGGCCCTGCTCGGCCCGAACGGCGCGGGCAAGACCACGACCATCGAGGTGCTGGAGGGGTTCCGGCTGCGGTCGGCGGGCCGGGTGTCGGTGCTCGGCGCCGACCCGGCGCACGCCGACGAGCGGTGGCGCGCCCGCGTCGGCGTCGTCCTGCAGTCCTGGCGGGACCACGGCAAGTGGCGGGTCCGGGAGCTGCTGGCGCACCTGGGCTCCTACTACACGTGCTACGCCACCGAGCAGGTCCCGCGGCCGTGGGACCCGGACGACCTGGTGGCCGCCGTGGGCCTGACCGGGCAGGCGGACCGCAAGCTCAGGGCGCTGTCCGGTGGGCAGCGGCGCAGGCTGGACGTCGCCGTCGGCATCGTCGGCCGGCCCGAGCTGCTGTTCCTGGACGAGCCGACCACCGGGTTCGACCCGGTCGCCCGGCGCGAGTTCCACGACCTCGTGCGCCGGCTCGCCGAGCGGGACGGGACCACGGTCCTGCTCACCACGCACGACCTGGACGAGGCCGGGAAGCTCGCCGACCGGATCGTCATCCTCGACGGCGGCCGGGTCGTCGCCGACGGCACGGCAGACGAGCTGGCGCAGCGGATCGCGGGGGAGGACGAGGTCGGCTGGACCCACGCCGGGCAGCGGCACGTGCGGTCGGTCCGGGACTCCACCGGCTTCGTCCGCGACCTGTTCCGCCGGCACGGCGACGCGATCACCGAGCTGGAGGTCCGCCGGGCCTCCCTGGAGGACACCTACCTGTCGCTCGTGCGCCGGGTCGAGGCGGAAGGAGCGGCCCGGTGA
- a CDS encoding carbohydrate-binding protein, translating into MPSSSLATRKLRRAAVALLATGALLVPVVPVTAAAAADAPAPAARPTPDSPVSGKLVPAVRGDAARAAAGTKISEQVLKRGEAFKADHARQRAGQEQRAGALPLPPWSGALHTVWGAFPTVVSDGAQATHTVNPGISIPSGNPDIVYAPTLVPSGKTCIEVTTFYWQGGNGVGAWDWCAASPGFAAVAWIDSTFMSTYTTSFQGLPAYEVLDVQTNAVTNSWTAYLYNYTTSTWDALFTSADTSKLVDPHGGWSMFEVYTEYNSATGEGYYCDETYGTQFHAANLQVKVSGTWTALTTGNSSVTPPGSVSSTDFGCYGLSFTLQTANSHWQVSH; encoded by the coding sequence TTGCCGTCATCTTCGCTCGCCACCCGCAAGTTGCGCCGCGCGGCGGTCGCGCTGCTGGCCACCGGGGCGCTGCTCGTGCCCGTCGTGCCCGTGACGGCCGCCGCCGCGGCGGACGCGCCGGCGCCGGCCGCCCGTCCGACGCCCGATTCCCCGGTCAGCGGGAAGCTCGTCCCCGCGGTGCGCGGTGACGCGGCCAGGGCCGCGGCCGGCACGAAGATCAGCGAGCAGGTGCTCAAGCGGGGCGAGGCGTTCAAGGCGGACCACGCCCGGCAGCGCGCGGGCCAGGAGCAGCGGGCCGGCGCCCTGCCCCTGCCGCCGTGGAGCGGCGCGCTGCACACCGTCTGGGGCGCGTTCCCGACCGTCGTCTCCGACGGCGCGCAGGCGACCCACACCGTCAACCCCGGCATCAGCATCCCGTCCGGCAACCCCGACATCGTGTACGCGCCGACGCTCGTCCCGAGCGGCAAGACCTGCATCGAGGTCACCACGTTCTACTGGCAGGGCGGCAACGGCGTCGGCGCGTGGGACTGGTGCGCGGCCTCGCCCGGCTTCGCCGCGGTGGCCTGGATCGACTCGACGTTCATGAGCACCTACACCACGTCGTTCCAGGGCCTGCCCGCCTACGAGGTGCTGGACGTGCAGACCAACGCCGTGACCAACTCGTGGACCGCCTACCTGTACAACTACACGACCTCCACCTGGGACGCGCTGTTCACCAGCGCCGACACCAGCAAGCTGGTCGACCCGCACGGCGGCTGGAGCATGTTCGAGGTCTACACCGAGTACAACTCGGCCACCGGCGAGGGCTACTACTGCGACGAGACCTACGGCACCCAGTTCCACGCCGCGAACCTCCAGGTCAAGGTCAGCGGCACCTGGACGGCGCTGACCACCGGCAACTCGTCGGTGACCCCGCCGGGCAGCGTGTCCAGCACGGACTTCGGCTGCTACGGGCTGTCGTTCACCCTCCAAACGGCGAACAGCCACTGGCAGGTCTCGCACTGA
- a CDS encoding ABC transporter permease, translated as MNPTTTALRAGWRRGLIELRQSLTNGADLWNHAFWPVLMLVVTFFLRDVPLGQSGFSAGALALPSILGMNAAMAMVTTSQLLTAEREDGTLLRAKATPNGMVGYLVGKVVHVTGGLVVDLAIFLVPGAFLVPGLVTGTWDAWLTLAWVLALGLVAALPIGAVLGSVFASARAQGLLVLPILGLIAISGIFYPITSLPVWVQWVAQVFPVYWLGLGTRSALLPDAAVAVEVGESWRHLETAGVLTAWAVLGLVLAPVVLRRMARRESGSSVARRREQHLRRAG; from the coding sequence GTGAACCCCACCACCACCGCGTTGCGCGCGGGCTGGCGGCGTGGCCTGATCGAGCTGCGGCAGTCGCTGACCAACGGCGCGGACCTGTGGAACCACGCGTTCTGGCCGGTGCTGATGCTGGTCGTCACGTTCTTCCTGCGTGACGTGCCCCTCGGGCAGTCCGGGTTCTCCGCCGGAGCGCTGGCGCTGCCGAGCATCCTGGGCATGAACGCCGCGATGGCGATGGTCACCACGAGCCAGCTGCTCACCGCCGAGCGCGAGGACGGCACCCTGCTGCGCGCGAAGGCGACGCCGAACGGGATGGTCGGCTACCTGGTCGGCAAGGTCGTGCACGTGACCGGCGGGCTGGTCGTTGACCTGGCGATCTTCCTGGTGCCCGGCGCGTTCCTGGTGCCCGGCCTGGTGACCGGGACCTGGGACGCGTGGCTGACCCTGGCGTGGGTGCTGGCGCTCGGCCTGGTCGCGGCGCTGCCGATCGGCGCGGTGCTGGGCTCGGTGTTCGCCAGTGCGCGCGCCCAGGGGCTGCTCGTGCTGCCGATCCTCGGGTTGATCGCGATCTCCGGCATCTTCTACCCGATCACGTCGCTGCCGGTGTGGGTGCAGTGGGTGGCGCAGGTCTTCCCGGTCTACTGGCTGGGTCTCGGCACGCGCTCGGCCCTGCTGCCGGACGCCGCGGTCGCGGTGGAGGTCGGCGAGTCGTGGCGGCACCTGGAAACCGCCGGCGTGCTGACCGCGTGGGCGGTCCTCGGTCTCGTGCTGGCGCCGGTCGTGCTGCGTCGGATGGCGCGCCGCGAGTCCGGGTCGAGCGTGGCGCGACGTCGGGAGCAGCACCTCCGGCGGGCCGGGTAG
- a CDS encoding NUDIX hydrolase, which translates to MAVPTSRSPGVELLDVTGLRLVEVDQPPIPAAERIAMDRAWQRQLRANPALFDGPVVVCAGVEPDGPGALLISWVRTTYRFFALRRVPGATSLLPSLFVCVVQPADDGRLLVGRASRTGAVPGRWQLPGGSVEPPAEREPLDLAALRRHAVRELAEETGVTATPDDLSGCLVTRGRNGNVGVVFVAPSRPAAHLRDRFASLPADEAARGREPEFDRIALVGSAAEAADLGPVRADYLEPVVRLTTAR; encoded by the coding sequence GTGGCCGTTCCAACCTCCCGCTCACCCGGCGTCGAACTGCTGGACGTGACCGGGCTCCGCCTGGTCGAGGTCGACCAGCCCCCGATCCCCGCCGCGGAGCGGATCGCGATGGACCGGGCCTGGCAGCGGCAGCTCCGGGCCAACCCGGCCCTGTTCGACGGCCCGGTCGTGGTGTGCGCGGGCGTCGAGCCCGACGGGCCCGGCGCCCTGCTCATCAGCTGGGTGCGGACGACCTACCGGTTCTTCGCCCTGCGCCGGGTCCCCGGCGCCACCTCGCTCCTCCCCTCGCTGTTCGTGTGCGTCGTCCAACCCGCCGACGACGGCCGGCTGCTGGTGGGCCGGGCATCGAGGACCGGGGCCGTCCCCGGCCGGTGGCAGCTGCCCGGCGGCTCCGTCGAACCGCCCGCCGAGCGGGAACCGCTGGACCTCGCGGCACTGCGGCGGCACGCCGTCCGGGAGCTCGCCGAGGAGACCGGTGTCACCGCGACGCCGGACGACCTGTCCGGGTGCCTCGTCACGCGGGGGCGGAACGGGAACGTCGGGGTGGTGTTCGTCGCCCCGAGCAGACCCGCCGCCCACCTGCGCGACCGCTTCGCGAGCCTGCCGGCCGACGAAGCCGCCCGGGGCCGCGAACCCGAGTTCGACCGGATCGCCCTGGTCGGCTCCGCGGCCGAGGCGGCGGACCTCGGCCCCGTCCGCGCGGACTACCTGGAACCCGTCGTCCGGCTGACAACCGCGCGGTGA
- a CDS encoding helix-turn-helix domain-containing protein, with translation MPGGRLTDEDRRDIADGLTDGLGYAEIARRLGRPTSTITREVGRNGGPSDYRADRAHRATRRRARRHRTGTAHEPPDAVGADGRDPAVVLAFADEFAGLVERMGVPRMAARVLASLVTTDSGALTSAELVRRLRVSPASVSKAVGYLEGLDFLRRERDPRRRERYHVDDDMWLRTWLTSARTNAALADAARRGAEALGPATPAGARLTHMRRFFDQLGDDMSGGPSAVVGDVVAVLAALVRGADRRTADRLAADLGWPPDRVATALRDAEQVIR, from the coding sequence GTGCCGGGTGGGAGGCTGACCGACGAGGACCGCCGCGACATCGCGGACGGCCTGACCGACGGGCTCGGGTACGCCGAGATCGCCCGGCGGCTGGGCAGGCCGACGTCCACGATCACCCGCGAGGTCGGCCGCAACGGCGGTCCGAGCGACTACCGGGCCGACCGCGCCCACCGGGCCACCCGGCGACGCGCCCGCCGACACCGGACCGGCACGGCGCACGAGCCGCCGGACGCCGTCGGGGCGGACGGCCGCGACCCGGCGGTGGTGCTGGCGTTCGCCGACGAGTTCGCCGGCCTGGTGGAGCGGATGGGCGTGCCGCGGATGGCGGCCCGCGTGCTGGCGAGCCTGGTCACCACCGACTCCGGCGCGCTGACCTCCGCCGAGCTGGTGCGCAGGCTCCGGGTCAGCCCGGCCTCGGTGTCCAAGGCCGTCGGCTACCTCGAAGGGCTCGACTTCCTCCGCCGCGAGCGCGACCCCCGTCGGCGCGAGCGGTACCACGTCGACGACGACATGTGGCTGCGCACGTGGCTGACCAGCGCCCGGACCAACGCGGCGCTGGCGGACGCGGCCCGGCGCGGCGCCGAGGCGCTGGGCCCGGCCACGCCCGCCGGCGCCCGGCTGACCCACATGCGCCGGTTCTTCGACCAGCTCGGCGACGACATGTCCGGCGGGCCGTCCGCGGTGGTGGGCGACGTGGTGGCCGTGCTGGCCGCGCTCGTCCGCGGGGCGGACCGGCGGACCGCGGACCGGCTCGCCGCCGATCTGGGCTGGCCACCGGACCGCGTCGCCACGGCCCTGCGCGACGCGGAGCAGGTGATCCGCTAG